A single window of Inquilinus sp. Marseille-Q2685 DNA harbors:
- a CDS encoding antitoxin Xre/MbcA/ParS toxin-binding domain-containing protein, protein MPRISRSTKPDSPGSVRRRRAGLSYLAVFHASPLERIDMIKHGVRAVEAKRILADLAIGQGAGLRALNLSPATVNKKAKQDQTLSPEDSERVIGMARLVGQIEAMVQESGDPAGFDATAWMARWLNDPLPALGGARPINLMDTMEGQALVSTVLAQLQSGAYA, encoded by the coding sequence ATGCCTCGGATCAGCCGTTCGACCAAGCCTGACTCCCCCGGTTCCGTGCGACGCCGGAGGGCGGGCCTCTCCTATCTGGCGGTCTTCCACGCCTCGCCGCTCGAGCGGATCGACATGATCAAGCATGGCGTCCGCGCTGTCGAAGCGAAGCGGATCCTGGCCGACCTGGCGATCGGGCAGGGCGCCGGGCTGCGGGCGCTCAATCTCTCTCCCGCCACGGTCAACAAGAAGGCGAAGCAGGACCAGACGCTGTCGCCGGAGGACAGCGAGCGTGTCATCGGCATGGCCAGGCTGGTGGGCCAGATCGAGGCGATGGTCCAGGAATCGGGCGATCCGGCGGGGTTCGACGCGACCGCCTGGATGGCCCGCTGGCTCAACGACCCCTTGCCGGCCCTCGGCGGCGCCCGCCCGATCAACCTGATGGACACGATGGAGGGGCAGGCCCTGGTGTCCACGGTGCTGGCGCAGCTGCAGAGCGGCGCCTACGCGTGA
- a CDS encoding RES family NAD+ phosphorylase, whose amino-acid sequence MSRPVWRIATDTPSYEADDLTGAGAKATGGRWNSPGVPVVYTSQTRALACLETVVHLGAGGLPLNRYLVRIDIPDTVWAAARQETAASLPVGWDAEPAGRASITFGTAWVRSGSSALLIVPSVIVPEECNVLVNPLHPDSARISATKVRRWLYDPRLARSV is encoded by the coding sequence GTGAGCCGGCCGGTCTGGCGCATCGCCACCGACACCCCGTCCTACGAGGCGGACGATCTCACCGGCGCGGGCGCCAAGGCGACCGGCGGCCGCTGGAACAGCCCCGGTGTGCCGGTCGTCTACACGTCCCAGACCCGGGCGCTGGCCTGCCTGGAGACGGTGGTCCATCTCGGCGCCGGCGGGCTGCCGCTCAACCGCTATCTCGTCCGGATCGACATCCCCGACACGGTCTGGGCCGCCGCGCGGCAGGAGACCGCCGCCAGCCTGCCGGTCGGCTGGGATGCCGAGCCGGCGGGACGGGCGAGCATCACCTTCGGCACGGCCTGGGTCCGGTCGGGCTCGTCCGCCCTGCTCATCGTCCCGTCTGTGATCGTGCCGGAGGAGTGCAACGTGCTGGTCAATCCGCTGCACCCCGACAGCGCGAGGATCAGCGCCACGAAGGTGCGGCGGTGGCTCTACGATCCGCGGTTGGCCAGATCCGTTTGA
- a CDS encoding NACHT domain-containing NTPase — MTSILEAALVGGFQASLQRLTEGISTRIGETISSSIASLTANFESHLSENFDRCQQIKTIISREKPNNILSIYTNLKFKCHKVEIGDLAFIGSIESRSRTIITGTGGGGKTVFMKYLWLSLFTDPKGRIPIYIELRRMNDLHSENLLSYVFKSTTGSGSKITEDRFIKEMRRGTFIFILDGFDEINIDKRSSIERQILDISAQYKDIIIVVSGRPEDRFEAWQQFSVYTILPFTKSQTLALISKIHYEPVIKKKFYNKVKRELYDKHQSFLSNPLLTTIMLLTFDQYAEIPDKIHLFYGQAFETLFLKHDAAKEGFQRQRFTDLTLDLFRKCFAYFCLFTYHAEMFEFSESELAEYIAKASKATSIKLRTDEYRKDLIESICVMQKNGLDIQFTHRSFQEYFTAVCLSDYLSDTHCGAVLNHVYNRLSDNTVRMLFEMNKDKVERTFIIPNLENLIIRLRNFGALEDKEKCLRFFKYAFMYRLKDKYEGFMIRAGGPDHAFLMLLSDMYFPRRGSIEYLNWSEADKKVIQKIKEEVPELSQGKKYKQIRINCFDEENGITLNPESFYGKPEWVAECGFSLWISNIVKKLEGLLVEINKRRASASRSLDKLLGIT; from the coding sequence ATGACTAGCATTTTAGAGGCAGCACTAGTTGGCGGGTTTCAGGCATCACTGCAGCGGCTAACCGAAGGTATTTCTACAAGGATCGGAGAAACTATATCGAGCTCTATTGCGAGTCTAACGGCAAATTTTGAGTCTCATCTAAGCGAAAATTTCGACCGATGCCAACAGATAAAGACCATAATCAGTCGTGAAAAACCTAACAACATACTATCAATATACACAAACCTGAAATTTAAATGTCACAAGGTAGAAATAGGAGACTTGGCATTTATAGGTTCTATTGAATCTAGATCAAGAACTATCATAACGGGAACGGGGGGTGGTGGGAAAACCGTTTTTATGAAGTATTTATGGTTGAGTTTGTTCACAGACCCTAAAGGAAGAATACCAATTTATATAGAATTGCGCCGTATGAATGATCTTCATTCTGAAAACCTGCTTTCCTATGTTTTTAAATCTACGACGGGTAGTGGGTCAAAGATAACAGAAGATCGATTTATTAAGGAAATGAGAAGAGGAACATTTATTTTTATATTAGATGGATTTGATGAAATCAATATAGATAAGAGGTCTAGTATAGAAAGACAGATATTGGATATTTCTGCTCAGTATAAAGATATAATAATAGTGGTGTCCGGCCGACCTGAGGATAGATTTGAAGCGTGGCAGCAATTTTCCGTTTATACGATCCTTCCTTTTACAAAATCACAGACTCTTGCGCTTATCAGTAAAATACACTATGAACCTGTGATAAAGAAAAAATTCTATAATAAGGTAAAACGAGAATTGTATGATAAGCATCAAAGTTTTCTGTCGAACCCTCTTTTAACTACAATTATGCTATTGACGTTTGATCAGTACGCAGAGATTCCAGATAAAATACATCTATTCTACGGGCAGGCATTTGAAACCTTATTTCTTAAGCACGACGCAGCAAAAGAGGGTTTTCAGAGACAGAGGTTTACAGATCTAACTTTAGATTTATTCAGAAAGTGCTTTGCATACTTTTGCCTTTTCACGTATCATGCTGAAATGTTCGAATTTAGTGAAAGTGAGTTGGCCGAATACATAGCCAAAGCGTCAAAGGCTACCTCTATAAAGCTAAGAACTGATGAGTATCGCAAGGATTTAATAGAATCTATATGCGTTATGCAAAAAAATGGGCTAGATATACAGTTTACTCATCGCAGCTTTCAAGAATATTTTACTGCAGTATGTCTTTCTGACTATTTAAGTGATACCCACTGTGGAGCCGTACTGAATCATGTCTATAATAGACTGTCTGATAATACGGTAAGAATGCTTTTTGAGATGAATAAAGACAAAGTCGAGCGGACATTTATAATACCAAATCTGGAAAACTTGATAATCAGGCTTAGGAATTTTGGCGCTTTAGAGGATAAAGAAAAATGCCTTAGATTTTTCAAGTATGCTTTCATGTATCGCTTGAAAGACAAATATGAAGGTTTTATGATAAGAGCCGGTGGGCCGGATCATGCGTTCCTTATGCTTCTGTCTGATATGTATTTCCCCAGAAGAGGATCAATAGAATACTTAAATTGGTCCGAGGCGGACAAGAAGGTAATACAAAAGATAAAGGAGGAGGTCCCGGAATTATCGCAAGGCAAAAAATACAAGCAAATTAGGATAAACTGCTTTGATGAAGAGAATGGGATTACTTTGAATCCTGAATCATTCTATGGCAAACCAGAATGGGTTGCCGAATGTGGATTCTCTCTGTGGATTAGCAATATAGTAAAAAAACTGGAGGGCCTCCTGGTTGAAATAAACAAACGGCGAGCGTCTGCTTCTAGGAGTTTAGACAAGCTTTTGGGGATCACATAA
- the mutT gene encoding 8-oxo-dGTP diphosphatase MutT, with the protein MPPDAPAPAVPAPALPSLPMVLVVAVALVDADGRVLIAQRPEGKSMAGLWEFPGGKVDPGETPEAALIRELREELAIDTEESCLAPFTFASHRYERFHLLMPLYLCRRWQGTPQPREGQTLAWVAPNRLRDYPMPPADKPLVAMLRDVV; encoded by the coding sequence ATGCCGCCTGACGCCCCCGCCCCTGCCGTTCCCGCTCCCGCGCTGCCATCCCTGCCGATGGTGCTGGTGGTGGCCGTCGCCCTGGTCGACGCCGACGGCCGCGTGCTGATCGCGCAGCGGCCCGAAGGCAAGTCGATGGCCGGGCTGTGGGAGTTCCCGGGCGGCAAGGTCGACCCGGGCGAGACGCCGGAGGCGGCGCTGATCCGCGAGCTGCGCGAGGAGCTGGCGATCGACACGGAGGAGAGCTGCCTGGCCCCCTTCACCTTCGCCAGCCACCGCTACGAGCGCTTCCACCTCTTGATGCCGCTCTATCTCTGCCGCCGCTGGCAGGGCACGCCGCAGCCGCGCGAGGGCCAGACCCTGGCCTGGGTGGCGCCGAACCGGCTGCGGGACTACCCGATGCCGCCGGCCGACAAGCCGCTGGTGGCGATGCTCAGGGATGTGGTGTGA
- a CDS encoding GNAT family N-acetyltransferase: protein MTELPEELETERLRLRRHRPSDAGEITHLLDDWEVVRWLSDVPFPYRFADAEDWIRTAEKRWIAGREYQFVATLADSGAVIGHMGLAIATNGRVGSFGYWFGRRYWGQGYATEAAQAVIAFGFLDLRLERIQAAYHPDNGPSGHVLVKAGLMTDGIKTIEFKALGQAVPCPLFALSRQDYLKIYAA from the coding sequence ATGACCGAGCTGCCGGAGGAGCTGGAGACCGAGCGGCTGCGGCTGCGCCGGCACCGGCCCTCCGATGCCGGGGAGATCACGCATCTGCTCGACGACTGGGAGGTGGTGCGCTGGCTGTCGGACGTGCCCTTCCCCTACCGCTTCGCCGATGCCGAGGACTGGATCCGGACGGCGGAGAAGCGCTGGATCGCGGGGCGCGAGTACCAGTTCGTGGCGACGCTGGCCGACAGCGGCGCCGTGATCGGCCATATGGGGCTGGCGATCGCGACCAACGGCCGGGTCGGCAGCTTCGGCTACTGGTTCGGCCGGCGCTACTGGGGCCAGGGCTATGCGACGGAGGCGGCGCAGGCGGTGATCGCCTTCGGCTTCCTCGACCTGCGGCTGGAGCGGATCCAGGCGGCCTACCACCCCGACAACGGCCCGTCCGGCCATGTCCTGGTCAAGGCCGGGCTGATGACCGACGGGATCAAGACCATCGAGTTCAAGGCGCTGGGGCAGGCGGTGCCCTGCCCGCTCTTCGCCCTCAGCCGCCAGGACTATCTGAAGATCTATGCCGCCTGA
- the argJ gene encoding bifunctional glutamate N-acetyltransferase/amino-acid acetyltransferase ArgJ: MAGALPRSPLAPERLPELAPIAGVKLAAAACGLKKTGAPDVLFVALDPGTTAAGVYTRSRCPSAPVDWCRRALPGGSARAVVVNAGNANAFTGQAGVKTVASTVVAAAKLVGCDWEEVFVASTGVIGQPLPEDRIARHLPDLAEALGEDWAGAAEAIRTTDTFAKGATRTATIGGTKVTITGIAKGSGMIAPDMATMLSFVFTDAAIPAPLLQKALAAAVDQSFNAITVDGDTSTSDTLMLFATGKAGNPVPSGAAELADFQRALEDLTADLARQVVCDGEGAQKLITIAVKGAISDRSARRIGLAIANSPLLKTAVAGEDANWGRIVMAVGKSGEPADRDRLGIAIGGVQVARDGMVVDGYDEAPVAAHMKTRSIEIEVDIGIGRGQATVWTCDLTHGYISINADYRS, encoded by the coding sequence ATGGCCGGAGCATTGCCGCGTTCGCCGCTCGCGCCCGAGCGGCTGCCGGAGCTGGCGCCGATCGCCGGCGTGAAGCTGGCCGCCGCCGCCTGCGGGCTGAAGAAGACGGGGGCGCCGGACGTGCTGTTCGTCGCCCTCGACCCCGGCACCACGGCGGCGGGCGTCTACACCCGCTCGCGCTGCCCCTCGGCCCCGGTGGACTGGTGCCGCCGGGCGCTGCCCGGGGGCTCGGCCCGGGCGGTGGTGGTGAATGCCGGCAACGCCAACGCCTTCACCGGCCAGGCCGGGGTGAAGACGGTGGCGTCGACCGTTGTGGCCGCGGCCAAGCTGGTCGGCTGCGACTGGGAGGAGGTGTTCGTCGCCTCCACCGGCGTGATCGGCCAGCCCCTGCCGGAGGACCGCATCGCCCGGCACCTGCCGGATCTCGCCGAGGCTCTCGGCGAGGACTGGGCGGGGGCGGCGGAGGCGATCCGCACCACCGACACCTTCGCCAAGGGCGCGACGCGCACCGCCACGATCGGCGGCACCAAGGTCACGATCACCGGCATCGCCAAGGGGTCGGGCATGATCGCGCCGGACATGGCGACGATGCTGTCCTTCGTGTTCACCGACGCCGCCATCCCGGCGCCGCTGCTGCAGAAGGCGCTGGCCGCGGCGGTGGACCAGTCGTTCAACGCCATCACGGTGGACGGCGACACCTCGACCAGCGACACGCTGATGCTGTTCGCCACCGGCAAGGCCGGCAACCCGGTGCCGAGCGGGGCGGCGGAGCTGGCCGATTTCCAGCGCGCGCTGGAGGACCTGACCGCCGACCTGGCGCGCCAGGTGGTGTGCGACGGCGAGGGCGCGCAGAAGCTGATCACCATCGCCGTGAAGGGCGCGATCTCCGACCGCTCGGCCCGGCGCATCGGCCTGGCCATCGCCAATTCGCCGCTCTTGAAGACCGCGGTGGCGGGCGAGGACGCCAACTGGGGCCGCATCGTCATGGCGGTCGGCAAGTCGGGCGAGCCGGCGGACCGCGACAGGCTCGGCATCGCCATCGGCGGCGTGCAGGTGGCGCGCGACGGCATGGTGGTGGACGGCTATGACGAGGCGCCGGTGGCGGCCCACATGAAGACCCGGTCGATCGAGATCGAGGTCGACATCGGCATCGGCCGCGGCCAGGCCACGGTCTGGACCTGCGACCTCACGCATGGGTATATCTCGATCAATGCGGATTATCGCAGCTAG
- a CDS encoding peptidylprolyl isomerase — MSSLALRLLAGAAALTFLAGPVLAQDAAKPAEAPAAAPAAGDQAGKADDPVAATVNGQPILRSEVLEAINSLPQQYRQMPVEMLVPLMAEQVATARLVAQKGVDAGLQTDPEVKERLATAERRIIQDVWLQRQLKAKITDQAIQDAYKKYLADNPPQDQVKARHILVDTEDKAKDLIKKLEGGAKFEELANANTTDPSGKDSGGDLGWFSKEQMVPEFADAAFKLEKGKFTTAPVKTQFGWHVILVEDKRTRPQPTLDEVKPQLEEQLSQQLVPQIIAEVKQGAQIVVMGQDGKPLPPPSTDAPGGAPAGGDQQQPAPQGGDQQPAPSK, encoded by the coding sequence ATGTCTTCCCTCGCCCTCCGCCTGCTCGCCGGCGCGGCCGCCCTGACGTTCCTGGCCGGTCCGGTCCTGGCCCAGGATGCGGCGAAGCCCGCCGAGGCGCCGGCCGCCGCCCCGGCCGCCGGGGACCAGGCCGGCAAGGCCGACGACCCGGTCGCGGCCACGGTGAACGGCCAGCCGATCCTGCGCTCCGAGGTGCTGGAGGCGATCAACAGCCTGCCGCAGCAGTACCGCCAGATGCCGGTCGAGATGCTGGTGCCGCTGATGGCCGAGCAGGTGGCCACCGCCCGCCTGGTGGCGCAGAAGGGCGTCGACGCCGGGCTGCAGACCGATCCGGAGGTGAAGGAGCGCCTGGCGACCGCCGAGCGCCGCATCATCCAGGACGTCTGGCTGCAGCGGCAGCTGAAGGCCAAGATCACCGACCAGGCGATCCAGGACGCCTACAAGAAGTACCTGGCCGACAACCCGCCGCAGGACCAGGTCAAGGCCCGCCACATCCTGGTCGACACCGAGGACAAGGCCAAGGACCTGATCAAGAAGCTGGAGGGCGGCGCCAAGTTCGAGGAGCTGGCCAACGCCAACACCACCGACCCGTCGGGCAAGGATTCGGGCGGCGACCTGGGCTGGTTCTCCAAGGAGCAGATGGTGCCGGAATTCGCCGACGCCGCCTTCAAGCTGGAGAAGGGCAAGTTCACCACCGCCCCGGTGAAGACCCAGTTCGGCTGGCACGTCATCCTGGTCGAGGACAAGCGCACCCGGCCGCAGCCGACGCTCGACGAGGTCAAGCCGCAGCTGGAGGAGCAGCTGTCGCAGCAGCTGGTGCCGCAGATCATCGCCGAGGTGAAGCAGGGCGCCCAGATCGTGGTGATGGGCCAGGACGGCAAGCCGCTGCCGCCGCCCAGCACGGACGCTCCGGGGGGCGCGCCGGCCGGCGGCGACCAGCAGCAGCCGGCGCCGCAGGGCGGCGACCAGCAGCCCGCGCCGAGCAAGTAG
- a CDS encoding esterase-like activity of phytase family protein produces MAFRPAVAVLLLSVAILPAAQAAETITSYTSSDPKLALGSISVPGGKTRELNVGIGSGAARRAGDPPMTFWTISDRGPNFTCGDVEDVFGVDGKTICGDLKGARIYPLPDYSPTIYRITLQDGGRFTVDAVLPLRDGSGKPVNGLLNPLTHASTEQPIDLSGRKLEQNPDAVDAESVVPMADGSFWVSEENGPSLLHVAADGKILRRIVPQGTEDDFKGAHYPVDGGLPAVLARRFLNRGLESLAVTPDGKRFATIIQNPLANPDADTYRGSKNARLWTLDPATLAVTGEYVYTLDDPQSFRLDPSKKQSDPRISEIMGLGPDRFLVLERTDGTTKLYEISLAGATDIHGTAWDELQTSPSLEASKDLAAAKIVPVKKTLRFDSADHPEVPVKIEGLALTGDGSLMMINDSDFGITGETTRPVVLKGSAIAADPAS; encoded by the coding sequence ATGGCATTCCGTCCCGCGGTTGCGGTCCTGCTGCTCTCGGTCGCGATCCTGCCGGCCGCGCAGGCGGCCGAGACCATCACCAGCTACACCAGCAGCGACCCGAAGCTGGCGCTCGGCAGCATCTCGGTGCCCGGCGGCAAGACCCGCGAGCTGAATGTCGGCATCGGCAGCGGCGCCGCCCGCCGCGCCGGCGACCCGCCGATGACCTTCTGGACCATCTCGGACCGCGGCCCGAACTTCACCTGCGGCGATGTCGAGGACGTGTTCGGGGTCGACGGCAAGACCATCTGCGGCGACCTCAAGGGCGCCCGCATCTATCCGCTGCCCGACTATTCGCCGACGATCTACCGGATCACGCTGCAGGACGGCGGCCGCTTCACGGTCGACGCCGTGCTGCCGCTCAGGGACGGCAGCGGCAAGCCGGTCAACGGCCTCCTCAACCCGCTGACCCACGCCTCGACCGAGCAGCCGATCGACCTGTCCGGCAGGAAGCTCGAGCAGAACCCCGACGCGGTCGACGCCGAATCGGTGGTGCCGATGGCCGACGGCAGCTTCTGGGTGTCGGAGGAGAACGGCCCGTCGCTGCTGCATGTCGCGGCCGACGGCAAGATCCTGCGCCGGATCGTGCCGCAGGGCACCGAGGACGACTTCAAGGGCGCGCACTACCCGGTCGACGGCGGCCTGCCGGCGGTGCTGGCCAGGCGCTTCCTCAACCGCGGCCTGGAATCGCTCGCCGTCACCCCGGACGGCAAGCGCTTCGCCACCATCATCCAGAACCCGCTGGCCAACCCGGACGCCGACACCTATCGCGGCTCGAAGAACGCCCGGCTGTGGACCCTCGACCCGGCCACCCTCGCGGTCACCGGCGAATACGTCTACACGCTGGACGACCCGCAGAGCTTCCGGCTGGACCCGTCGAAGAAGCAGAGCGACCCGCGCATCAGCGAGATCATGGGCCTCGGCCCCGACCGCTTCCTGGTGCTGGAGCGCACCGACGGCACCACCAAGCTCTATGAGATCTCGCTGGCCGGCGCCACCGACATCCACGGCACCGCCTGGGACGAGCTGCAGACCTCGCCGAGCCTCGAAGCGAGCAAGGACCTCGCGGCCGCGAAGATCGTGCCGGTGAAGAAGACGCTGCGCTTCGACAGCGCCGACCATCCGGAGGTGCCGGTCAAGATCGAGGGGCTGGCGCTGACCGGCGACGGGTCGCTGATGATGATCAACGACAGCGATTTCGGCATCACCGGCGAGACCACCCGCCCGGTCGTGCTGAAGGGCAGCGCCATCGCCGCCGACCCGGCGAGCTGA
- the secA gene encoding preprotein translocase subunit SecA: MFGALARKLFGSSNDRFVKTLITGPVVKTNALEPEFQALSDDQLRAKTQEFRARLDKGETLDDLLPEAFATVREAAKRVLGQRHYDVQLVGGLVLHQGKIAEMKTGEGKTLVATLAVYLNALTGKGVHVVTVNDYLAQRDSGWMGRIYNFLGLSVGCIVHGLDDSERRAAYAADITYGTNNEFGFDYLRDNMKFRLEDMVQRPFNFAIVDEVDSILIDEARTPLIISGPAQDSSEMYMRVDRLIPSLVAVEDYEHDEKQKTVALTEAGQEKIERLLIENGLLQGDNLYDIHNVNVVHHVNQALRAHVMFQLDRDYIVKDGKVVIIDEFTGRMMEGRRYSEGLHQAIEAKERVEIQRENQTLASITFQNYFRLYPKLAGMTGTAQTEAAEFGEIYNLEVVEIPTNVPVKRKDEDDEVYRTVREKYDAIVTLIRECNARQQPVLVGTVSIEKSETLSALLQREKIPHNVLNARFHEQEAYIVAQAGRPGAVTIATNMAGRGTDIQLGGNVEMRVALELAGIDDPAERERREAEIRAEVARNKEIVLQAGGLYVVGTERHESRRIDNQLRGRSGRQGDPGGSKFFLSLEDDLMRIFASERLDGILRRFGLKEGEAIIHPWINRALEKAQEKVEARNFDIRKNLLRFDNVMNDQRKVIYEQRREIMQAEEVGAMVADMRQEVVAAMVARAIPENSYAEKWNIDGLHEEVLRIFGLDLPIKEWGKEEGIADREIEERIQQAVDAKMAAKVEAYGPEIMQMAEKSLLLQILDQSWKDHLLTLDHLRQGINLRAYAQRDPLREYQAEAFNLFEEMLAGLRENVTQVLAQVELRVTRPEDVEAQQRAAMQREMHEGRFDPALGAPPEPEFATAAGAVAAASAALALNPEWAHTPRNAPCPCGSGKKFKHCHGSVA, encoded by the coding sequence ATGTTCGGTGCGCTCGCCCGAAAGCTGTTCGGTTCGTCCAACGATCGCTTCGTCAAGACGCTGATCACCGGCCCGGTGGTCAAGACCAACGCCCTGGAGCCCGAGTTCCAGGCGCTCAGCGACGACCAGCTGCGGGCCAAGACGCAGGAGTTCCGCGCCCGGCTGGACAAGGGCGAGACGCTGGACGACCTGCTGCCGGAGGCCTTCGCCACGGTGCGCGAGGCGGCCAAGCGGGTGCTCGGCCAGCGCCATTACGACGTGCAGCTGGTCGGCGGCCTGGTGCTGCACCAGGGCAAGATCGCCGAGATGAAGACCGGCGAAGGCAAGACCCTGGTCGCGACCCTGGCGGTCTATCTCAACGCCCTGACCGGCAAGGGCGTGCACGTCGTCACCGTCAACGACTACCTGGCCCAGCGCGACAGCGGCTGGATGGGGCGGATCTACAACTTCCTCGGCCTCTCGGTCGGCTGCATCGTCCACGGGCTGGACGACAGCGAGCGCCGGGCCGCCTACGCCGCCGACATCACCTACGGCACCAACAACGAGTTCGGCTTCGACTACCTGCGCGACAACATGAAGTTCCGGCTCGAGGACATGGTCCAGCGGCCGTTCAACTTCGCCATCGTCGACGAGGTCGACTCGATCCTGATCGACGAGGCGCGGACGCCCCTGATCATCTCCGGCCCGGCGCAGGATTCGTCGGAGATGTACATGCGCGTCGACCGGCTGATCCCCAGCCTGGTCGCGGTCGAGGACTACGAGCACGACGAGAAGCAGAAGACCGTCGCCCTGACCGAGGCCGGCCAGGAGAAGATCGAGCGCCTGCTGATCGAGAACGGCCTGCTGCAGGGCGACAATCTGTACGACATCCACAACGTGAACGTCGTCCACCACGTAAACCAAGCATTACGCGCCCACGTGATGTTCCAGCTGGACCGCGATTACATCGTCAAGGACGGCAAGGTCGTCATCATCGATGAATTCACCGGCCGCATGATGGAAGGCCGCAGGTATTCCGAGGGCTTGCACCAAGCAATCGAGGCCAAGGAGCGGGTCGAGATCCAGCGCGAGAACCAGACCCTCGCGTCGATCACCTTCCAGAACTACTTCCGCCTCTATCCGAAGCTGGCCGGCATGACCGGCACGGCGCAGACCGAGGCCGCCGAGTTCGGCGAGATCTACAACCTCGAGGTGGTCGAGATCCCGACCAACGTCCCGGTCAAGCGCAAGGACGAGGACGACGAGGTCTACCGCACCGTCCGCGAGAAATACGACGCCATCGTCACGCTGATCCGCGAGTGCAACGCCCGGCAGCAGCCGGTGCTGGTCGGCACCGTGTCGATCGAGAAGTCGGAGACGCTGTCGGCGCTGCTGCAGCGGGAGAAGATCCCGCACAATGTGCTGAACGCCCGCTTCCACGAGCAGGAAGCCTATATCGTCGCCCAGGCCGGCCGGCCCGGCGCCGTGACCATCGCCACCAACATGGCCGGCCGCGGCACCGACATCCAGCTCGGCGGCAATGTCGAGATGCGGGTGGCGCTGGAGCTCGCCGGCATCGACGACCCGGCGGAGCGCGAGCGGCGCGAGGCCGAGATCCGGGCCGAGGTGGCGCGGAACAAGGAGATCGTGTTGCAGGCCGGCGGGCTCTACGTCGTCGGCACCGAGCGGCATGAGAGCCGCCGCATCGACAACCAGCTGCGCGGCCGCTCCGGCCGCCAGGGCGACCCCGGCGGGTCGAAGTTCTTCCTGTCGCTGGAAGACGACCTGATGCGCATCTTCGCCTCCGAGCGGCTGGACGGCATCCTGCGCCGTTTCGGCCTGAAGGAGGGCGAGGCGATCATCCACCCCTGGATCAACCGGGCGCTGGAGAAGGCGCAGGAGAAGGTCGAGGCCCGCAACTTCGACATCCGCAAGAACCTGCTGCGCTTCGACAACGTGATGAACGACCAGCGCAAGGTGATCTACGAGCAGCGGCGCGAGATCATGCAGGCCGAGGAGGTCGGCGCGATGGTCGCCGACATGCGGCAGGAGGTGGTGGCCGCCATGGTCGCCCGCGCCATTCCCGAGAACAGCTACGCCGAGAAGTGGAACATCGACGGGCTGCACGAGGAGGTCCTGCGGATCTTCGGGCTCGACCTGCCGATCAAGGAATGGGGCAAGGAAGAGGGCATCGCCGACCGCGAGATCGAGGAGCGGATCCAGCAGGCGGTCGACGCCAAGATGGCGGCGAAGGTTGAGGCCTACGGCCCCGAGATCATGCAGATGGCCGAGAAGAGCCTGTTGCTGCAGATCCTGGACCAGAGCTGGAAGGACCACCTGCTGACGCTGGACCATCTGCGCCAGGGTATCAACCTGCGCGCCTATGCCCAGCGCGACCCGCTGCGCGAATACCAGGCCGAGGCGTTCAATCTGTTCGAGGAGATGCTGGCCGGGCTGCGCGAAAACGTTACCCAGGTGCTGGCGCAGGTCGAGCTGCGCGTCACCCGGCCAGAGGATGTCGAGGCCCAGCAGCGCGCGGCGATGCAGCGCGAGATGCACGAGGGCCGCTTCGACCCGGCGCTGGGCGCGCCGCCGGAGCCCGAATTCGCGACCGCCGCCGGCGCGGTGGCGGCGGCCAGCGCGGCGCTGGCGCTGAACCCCGAATGGGCCCACACCCCGCGCAACGCCCCCTGCCCCTGCGGCTCGGGCAAGAAGTTCAAGCACTGCCACGGGTCGGTGGCGTAA